A window of the Pungitius pungitius chromosome 3, fPunPun2.1, whole genome shotgun sequence genome harbors these coding sequences:
- the LOC119219356 gene encoding glucagon-like peptide 2 receptor isoform X2: protein MPTLLQIWHKRTQAATGHTLLLLFFFVIFIHQVTGSVLGSLIAKRTEYWEECNITLATRALPENGIYCKGTFDTFVCWPHSSPGNVSVPCPSYLPWINSSRRAYRECLLNGVWRKKDNSSETWRDDSECKEDHYFKDKEDEMLRQTALRLISVIGYSMSLSSLFIATLLMGMLRKLHCTRNYIHMNLFVSFILRAMAVISKEIVLYIMYSKLPKDDPGWNSYSISTIALICKFSKVCMEYFVACNFFWLLVEAIFLRTLLFTAVLTKRHLLKNYMLLGWGTPILFVTPWTVVKILYENTECWSIVNKWFWWIIRGPITLSVLILMLLLSKLKADQVTLTDYRYSLARATLVLIPLLGLHEVVFTVLIDECVEGSSRYARNFINLTLSSFQGFLVAVLYCFANGEVQAELKKRWQLFLFTNHFQIRSCSWSIPLKYLRRNTRGHRPQCSQQDNFVDKDLTITTHPHLLQLAVHEGGPGLAIGEVKGQGLKDCDTTGLVFLNRKSLSSSDGELTLAETMEEIQEESQF from the exons GTAACAGGCTCAGTTCTTGGAAGTCTAATAGCTAAACGGACCGAATACTGGGAGGAATGTAACATAACTCTGGCAACAAGGGCACTACCAGAAAATG GAATCTATTGTAAAGGAACGTTCGACACATTTGTGTGTTGGCCCCATTCATCTCCTGGGAATGTGTCTGTCCCCTGTCCTTCTTACCTTCCATGGATCA ACAGCTCCAGGAGGGCATACAGGGAATGCTTATTGAATGGCGTATGGCGAAAGAAGGATAATTCCTCTGAGACCTGGAGGGATGACTCAGAATGTAAGGAGGACCATTATTTCAAAGACAAG GAGGATGAAATGCTGCGCCAGACAGCCCTCAGGCTCATATCGGTCATCGGCTATTCCATGTCCTTGTCCTCTCTTTTTATTGCTACCCTCCTGATGGGCATGTTGAG GAAGCTACACTGTACCAGGAACTACATACACATGAATCTCTTTGTGTCATTCATCCTGAGGGCCATGGCTGTCATTTCTAAGGAAATTGTATTATACATCATGTATTCCAAACTACCCAAAGACGATCCAGGATGGAACTCCTATTCAATCTCTACG ATAGCGTTGATATGTAAATTTTCCAAAGTTTGTATGGAATACTTTGTGGCCTGTAACTTCTTCTGGCTCTTGGTGGAAGCCATTTTCCTCCGCACACTGCTCTTCACAGCTGTGCTGACCAAGAGACATCTGCTGAAGAACTACATGCTGCTTGGATGGG GCACACCTATTTTGTTTGTAACACCATGGACAGTGGTCAAGATTTTATATGAAAACACAGA ATGCTGGTCAATTGTGAACAAATGGTTCTGGTGGATAATAAGGGGCCCTATTACCTTGTCAGTGCTT ATTCTGATGCTACTGCTATCCAAGCTGAAAGCAGATCAGGTGACATTGACAGACTACAGATATAG CTTGGCCAGAGCAACATTGGTACTGATTCCTCTGCTGGGACTCCATGAAGTGGTTTTCACTGTGCTGATAGATGAATGTGTGGAGGGCAGCAGTCGCTACGCCAGGAACTTTATCAACCTCACTCTCAGCTCATTTCAG GGATTCTTAGTCGCTGTGCTGTACTGCTTTGCTAATGGAGAG GTCCAAGCTGAACTGAAGAAGCGCTGGCAACTTTTCCTGTTTACCAACCACTTCCAAATCAGGAGCTGTTCTTGGAGCATACCCCTCAAGTACCTGCGCAGGAATACCCGGGGGCACCGCCCGCAGTGCTCTCAGCAGGACAACTTTGTTGATAAGGACTTGACCATCACAACACATCCACACTTGCTCCAGTTAGCTGTACATGAAGGGGGTCCGGGACTTGCAATAGGAGAGGTAAAAGGTCAGGGTTTGAAGGACTGTGACACAACAGGGCTTGTCTTTCTCAACAGAAAGAGCTTATCCAGTAGTGATGGGGAGTTGACACTTGCAGAGACAATGGAGGAAATTCAGGAGGAGAGCCAATTCTGA
- the LOC119219356 gene encoding glucagon-like peptide 2 receptor isoform X1 codes for MPTLLQIWHKRTQAATGHTLLLLFFFVIFIHQVTGSVLGSLIAKRTEYWEECNITLATRALPENGIYCKGTFDTFVCWPHSSPGNVSVPCPSYLPWINSSRRAYRECLLNGVWRKKDNSSETWRDDSECKEDHYFKDKEDEMLRQTALRLISVIGYSMSLSSLFIATLLMGMLRKLHCTRNYIHMNLFVSFILRAMAVISKEIVLYIMYSKLPKDDPGWNSYSISTIALICKFSKVCMEYFVACNFFWLLVEAIFLRTLLFTAVLTKRHLLKNYMLLGWGTPILFVTPWTVVKILYENTECWSIVNKWFWWIIRGPITLSVLVIFFIFIKILMLLLSKLKADQVTLTDYRYSLARATLVLIPLLGLHEVVFTVLIDECVEGSSRYARNFINLTLSSFQGFLVAVLYCFANGEVQAELKKRWQLFLFTNHFQIRSCSWSIPLKYLRRNTRGHRPQCSQQDNFVDKDLTITTHPHLLQLAVHEGGPGLAIGEVKGQGLKDCDTTGLVFLNRKSLSSSDGELTLAETMEEIQEESQF; via the exons GTAACAGGCTCAGTTCTTGGAAGTCTAATAGCTAAACGGACCGAATACTGGGAGGAATGTAACATAACTCTGGCAACAAGGGCACTACCAGAAAATG GAATCTATTGTAAAGGAACGTTCGACACATTTGTGTGTTGGCCCCATTCATCTCCTGGGAATGTGTCTGTCCCCTGTCCTTCTTACCTTCCATGGATCA ACAGCTCCAGGAGGGCATACAGGGAATGCTTATTGAATGGCGTATGGCGAAAGAAGGATAATTCCTCTGAGACCTGGAGGGATGACTCAGAATGTAAGGAGGACCATTATTTCAAAGACAAG GAGGATGAAATGCTGCGCCAGACAGCCCTCAGGCTCATATCGGTCATCGGCTATTCCATGTCCTTGTCCTCTCTTTTTATTGCTACCCTCCTGATGGGCATGTTGAG GAAGCTACACTGTACCAGGAACTACATACACATGAATCTCTTTGTGTCATTCATCCTGAGGGCCATGGCTGTCATTTCTAAGGAAATTGTATTATACATCATGTATTCCAAACTACCCAAAGACGATCCAGGATGGAACTCCTATTCAATCTCTACG ATAGCGTTGATATGTAAATTTTCCAAAGTTTGTATGGAATACTTTGTGGCCTGTAACTTCTTCTGGCTCTTGGTGGAAGCCATTTTCCTCCGCACACTGCTCTTCACAGCTGTGCTGACCAAGAGACATCTGCTGAAGAACTACATGCTGCTTGGATGGG GCACACCTATTTTGTTTGTAACACCATGGACAGTGGTCAAGATTTTATATGAAAACACAGA ATGCTGGTCAATTGTGAACAAATGGTTCTGGTGGATAATAAGGGGCCCTATTACCTTGTCAGTGCTT GTCATTTTCTTTATATTCATTAAGATTCTGATGCTACTGCTATCCAAGCTGAAAGCAGATCAGGTGACATTGACAGACTACAGATATAG CTTGGCCAGAGCAACATTGGTACTGATTCCTCTGCTGGGACTCCATGAAGTGGTTTTCACTGTGCTGATAGATGAATGTGTGGAGGGCAGCAGTCGCTACGCCAGGAACTTTATCAACCTCACTCTCAGCTCATTTCAG GGATTCTTAGTCGCTGTGCTGTACTGCTTTGCTAATGGAGAG GTCCAAGCTGAACTGAAGAAGCGCTGGCAACTTTTCCTGTTTACCAACCACTTCCAAATCAGGAGCTGTTCTTGGAGCATACCCCTCAAGTACCTGCGCAGGAATACCCGGGGGCACCGCCCGCAGTGCTCTCAGCAGGACAACTTTGTTGATAAGGACTTGACCATCACAACACATCCACACTTGCTCCAGTTAGCTGTACATGAAGGGGGTCCGGGACTTGCAATAGGAGAGGTAAAAGGTCAGGGTTTGAAGGACTGTGACACAACAGGGCTTGTCTTTCTCAACAGAAAGAGCTTATCCAGTAGTGATGGGGAGTTGACACTTGCAGAGACAATGGAGGAAATTCAGGAGGAGAGCCAATTCTGA